In one Takifugu flavidus isolate HTHZ2018 chromosome 9, ASM371156v2, whole genome shotgun sequence genomic region, the following are encoded:
- the f9a gene encoding coagulation factor IXa, with protein sequence MDLFRLPFSCLLLVALQLDYSASGPAPLFLPAEVAGSVLQRPKRANTGVFEEWLEGNLERECLEETCDLEEVREVFEDDEKTMAFWMGYIDGNQCDSNPCLNQGSCQDLLSSYMCTCLPGFAGKDCEIVIAKRCDVNNGDCAHFCEPLGAFGAKCSCATGYRVTDDGLDCQPETEFPCGKTALMQVNSAFRRTLLGRLNSSLENATAPDNVSTSPWPPSTPATTPAPFLLYNISADDESGETNDTTLPGDEEPEPYRRIVGGDLVIPGEIPWQVALMQRSTGEVFCGGSILSERWVITAAHCLLEEKVSFYIRVGEHTLSIQEGTEQNYDVLERHLHPLYNASISLYDHDIALIYLKSPIAFSATVRPICIGPRAFTEFLIKSYSPARVSGWGRTRYLGLTADSLQKVDVPFTIRTECKHSSSNRITPFMFCAGYKDEAKDACQGDSGGPHTNSIRDTWFLTGIVSWGEECAKEGKYGVYTRVSLYYHWIKYVMGSTKKRLAFDVENPDD encoded by the exons ATGGATCTATTTCGGCTGCCTttctcctgtctgctgcttgTAGCCCTTCAGCTAGACTATTCGG CCTCGGGTCCAGCTCCACTCTTCCTGCCTGCCGAGGTGGCCGGCAGCGTCCTGCAGAGGCCCAAACGTGCAAACACCGGCGTGTTTGAGGAGTGGCTGGAAGGCAATTTGGAACGTGAGTGTCTGGAGGAAACTTGTGACCTGGAAGAAGTGAGAGAAGTCTTCGAGGATGATGAAAAAACA ATGGCGTTCTGGATGGGATACATAG ATGGGAATCAGTGCGACTCAAACCCATGTCTGAACCAGGGCTCGTGCCAGGACCTTCTGAGCTCCTACATGTGCACATGTCTACCAGGCTTTGCCGGCAAAGACTGTGAGATCG TTATAGCTAAAAGGTGTGACGTGAACAACGGCGACTGTGCGCACTTCTGCGAGCCGCTGGGAGCCTTTGGAGCCAAATGCAGCTGTGCTACTGGATACAGAGTAACAGATGACGGGCTTGACTGCCAACCAGAAA CTGAATTCCCCTGTGGGAAAACAGCGCTGATGCAGGTGAACTCAGCTTTCAGGAGAACCCTGCTGGGCCGACTGAATTCCAGCCTGGAGAACGCCACCGCGCCGGACAACGTCAGCACCTCACCGTGGCCTCCCTCCACCCCAGCCACCACCCCAGCACCCTTCCTGCTCTATAACATCTCCGCAGACGACGAGTCTGGCGAGACCAACGACACCACGCTTCCCGGAGACGAGGAACCTGAACCTTACAGACGCATTGTTGGTGGAGACTTGGTGATTCCAGGAGAGATTCCATGGCAG GTCGCCTTGATGCAGCGTTCCACTGGCGAGGTGTTCTGCGGTGGCTCCATTCTCAGCGAACGCTGGGTTatcactgctgctcactgccTGCTGGAGGAAAAAGTCTCCTTCTACATCAGAGTGG gagAACACACCTTGAGCATCCAGGAGGGCACAGAGCAGAATTATGATGTTTTGGAGCGGCATCTGCACCCACTCTACAACGCCAGCATAAGCTTGTACGATCACGACATTGCCCTGATTTACCTCAAAAGCCCCATCGCCTTCTCCGCAACCGTCCGGCCCATCTGCATAGGGCCCAGGGCTTTCACGGAGTTCCTCATAAAGTCGTACTCCCCGGCGAGAGTCAGCGGCTGGGGGCGGACGCGCTACCTGGGACTGACTGCAGACAGCTTGCAGAAGGTGGACGTTCCCTTCACCATTAGGACCGAGTgcaagcacagcagcagcaacaggatcACGCCCTTCATGTTCTGTGCAGGGTATAAGGACGAGGCCAAAGACGCCTGCCAGGGCGACAGTGGGGGCCCCCACACCAACAGCATTCGTGACACATGGTTCCTGACTGGCATCGTGAGCTGGGGGGAGGAATGTGCAAAGGAAGGGAAATATGGCGTGTACACCCGCGTGTCTCTGTATTACCACTGGATAAAATACGTCATGGGATCAACCAAAAAGAGGCTGGCGTTCGATGTGGAAAACCCAGACGACTAG